The Butyricimonas faecalis genomic sequence AAGCAAAGCATTGGATATACCTTAGAAGGGTGGGTGGGAAAATGCGTTAGGGATTACAGCGGAAAGCCCACAGCGTAGCGAGGACTTGCAGCGAAAAGCCCGACCTGAAAGGTAACGCCCTATTTATTTCTTCTATTCATCAATCTTACTTTTTCATAACGTAAATACCTATACAAAGTAGCCTTACTTCCAATGTGTAAAATTCTACATATTTCATCTATAGAATAATCCCGATTTTCATATAAACGCTTTGCTGCTATAGCTTTTCTCTTTGCATCTTCCGATAACCCTATAGGTCGTCCCGTAAGTTTCCCTCGTTCTTTTGCAGCTTGTAATCCAGCCCTAGTTCGTTCTACTATTATTTCACGTTCATATTCAGCCAATGAAGCAAAAATTCCAAATTGACATCTTCCTAAAGCACTATTAGTATCAATACCATCAACTATGCTTTTGAATGCAATTTTTCTTTTCTGCAAACAATCAACTATATAAACTAAATCTTTCAAAGAACGTCCTAATCTATCTAGCTTCCAGATAACAAAAGTATCACCTTCTCGCAAATATGCAAGGGCTTTATCTAATTCGGGTCTATCCTTTACTCCTGATACTTTTTCCTCAAATATAAGTTTGCATCCGGCTTCTTTTAAAGCATCTAGCTGCAAATCTAAATTCTGTTCCCTCGTTGAAACACGAGCGTAGCCTATTATCTCCATTTTATTTAAATCCAAGTTTCATAAATTCAACTATTCGCGAAACTATTTTAAACTAGGGCTTTCCCCCCTGTTATTACCTCTAGTACTATTATAAATCAAAAGTACAGAAAAAGGGTCGATTAATGAAACTTTTAAATTTAAGAATATGAGTTATTCACAATTTATCATGGCTGTATTTGCCATTTATGTAGTTTACTACGCTGCAAACATCCTGTATGATGCTTTCCTAAAGCAAAGCAAAACCAATACAGGTGAAGAAGAAGAAATTATTTCAATAGGAGAGGAAGAAGAAATACCTCACAAAGTTGTAGATGAAGATTTTGAAACA encodes the following:
- a CDS encoding recombinase family protein, which translates into the protein MEIIGYARVSTREQNLDLQLDALKEAGCKLIFEEKVSGVKDRPELDKALAYLREGDTFVIWKLDRLGRSLKDLVYIVDCLQKRKIAFKSIVDGIDTNSALGRCQFGIFASLAEYEREIIVERTRAGLQAAKERGKLTGRPIGLSEDAKRKAIAAKRLYENRDYSIDEICRILHIGSKATLYRYLRYEKVRLMNRRNK